A section of the Rhipicephalus sanguineus isolate Rsan-2018 chromosome 11, BIME_Rsan_1.4, whole genome shotgun sequence genome encodes:
- the LOC119375335 gene encoding uncharacterized protein LOC119375335 encodes MWHRTLELPKCLRRSFTDSPRLPIQGIETDVLPNVEEDDDPGLYPESVEAAPTECESVVTQEHIARSIAVGPSTRTCFFSGYHSIIASPDSLRSLCGVDGNVLALLLGLLPSVRDRSSDVTVENKLLIFLMKMKLGISFSAVATLFGVHEKTASRAFYTVLHTLVEITRDWIYKPPVTDIMLSQPSCFKANYPQCTLIIDCTELKTETPPEVRQQHMLYSPYKGTYTLKFLVAIIPNGMVVFKSKPYGGRCSDTHITLDSKFLNIIGPEDTILADRGFPGIRTSLADRGVILVMPPFSAGSNIPFTPEEMEQTYSVASVRIHVERAIKRIKHYNILNHRVPVSLIPAMDEIFHMCCILANLQPPLILSQ; translated from the coding sequence ATTCAGGGCATTGAAACAGATGTTCTCCCCAACGTTGAAGAAGATGATGATCCTGGGCTTTACCCTGAAAGTGTTGAGGCTGCTCCTACAGAATGTGAAAGTGTTGTCACTCAAGAACACATTGCAAGGAGCATTGCAGTTGGTCCCAGCACCAGAACGTGTTTTTTTTCCGGCTATCACAGTATTATTGCAAGCCCAGATTCTCTCAGAAGTCTCTGTGGGGTCGACGGCAACGTGCTTGCATTACTGCTCGGCTTGTTGCCAAGTGTGAGGGACAGGAGTAGCGACGTTACAGTTGAAAATAAGCTGCTCATATTTTTAATGAAAATGAAGCTGGGCATATCATTCTCTGCAGTTGCTACCCTTTTTGGAGTACATGAGAAAACTGCGTCCCGTGCATTCTACACTGTGCTTCACACACTCGTTGAAATCACGAGGGACTGGATCTACAAGCCCCCAGTAACTGACATAATGTTGTCGCAGCCCTCTTGCTTTAAAGCAAATTACCCACAGTGCACCCTCATCATCGACTGCACAGAACTGAAAACTGAAACCCCACCCGAGGTCAGGCAGCAACACATGCTCTACTCTCCATACAAAGGAACTTACACGTTGAAATTCCTTGTTGCTATCATCCCAAATGGAATGGTTGTCTTCAAGTCCAAACCATATGGTGGTAGATGTTCGGATACTCATATTACATTAGATTCTAAGTTTCTGAACATTATTGGACCCGAAGACACAATTTTGGCTGACAGGGGCTTCCCAGGCATCAGAACTTCCCTTGCTGATAGAGGAGTAATCCTCGTAATGCCACCTTTTTCAGCAGGAAGCAATATTCCCTTCacacccgaggaaatggaacagaCTTACTCAGTCGCATCTGTCCGAATACACGTAGAGAGAGCAATTAAGAGGATTAAGCATTACAACATCTTAAATCACCGAGTACCAGTTTCACTGATTCCTGCTATGGATGAGATCTTTCACATGTGTTGCATTTTAGCAAACCTTCAGCCACCTTTGATTTTGTCACAGTGA